Proteins encoded together in one Camelina sativa cultivar DH55 chromosome 9, Cs, whole genome shotgun sequence window:
- the LOC104710408 gene encoding cytochrome P450 71B17-like, with protein MAISLLCLFLITFVTLILIGKKIKRSKWNLPPSPPKLPIIGNLHQLGDLPHRSLQRLAQRTGHVMLLHLGFVPVTVISSKEGAEEVLRTHDLDSCSRPKLFGGRLISRGFKDIGSSPYGREWRERRKFTVSEFFSYKKVKSFGYIREEECNFLVKKVSESAVDQSPVDLSKSLFWLTSSILFRVAFGQSFHESEFIDQEKIEELIFEGEEAQASFTFSDSFPIAGLGWIGDWISGQHKRLKDFFFKLDAFFQHVIDDHLKPGRSEDNKDIVDLMLDVMHKQGEDDSLKLTIDHIKGILTNIFMAGIDTGAITMIWAMTELARNPEVMKKVQGEIRDRLGNDKERITDEDVDKVPFLNMVIKETFRLHPAAPLLLPRETMAHIKIQGYDIPPKRRILVNAWAIGRDPKYWTNPEEFNPERFIDSPVDYKGKHFELLPFGSGRRICPGIAMAIATVELGLLNLLYFFDWRVPDGMTHEDIDMEEAGSLTVVKKVPLKLVPVRVQ; from the exons atggcaatcTCTTTGCTCTGTCTTTTTCTCATCACCTTCGTTACGTTAATCCTTATCGGCAAGAAGATCAAACGCTCTAAATGGAATCTTCCTCCAAGCCCTCCTAAGTTACCGATCATCGGAAACTTACATCAACTTGGAGATTTGCCTCACAGGTCACTTCAACGTCTCGCCCAAAGAACCGGACATGTTATGCTTCTCCACTTAGGGTTTGTCCCTGTGACTGTTATCTCATCGAAAGAAGGAGCTGAAGAAGTGCTTAGAACTCATGACCTAGACTCTTGCAGCAGGCCTAAGCTTTTCGGGGGGAGGCTAATCTCTCGGGGTTTTAAAGATATCGGCTCTTCACCATACGGCCGAGAGTGGAGAGAGCGGCGAAAGTTTACGGTGAGCGAGTTTTTCAGTTATAAAAAGGTTAAGTCTTTTGGATATATCAGAGAGGAAGAATGTAACTTTCTGGTCAAGAAAGTGTCGGAATCAGCCGTGGATCAATCTCCGGTCGATTTGAGCAAATCCCTTTTCTGGCTAACATCAAGTATCCTGTTTAGAGTTGCTTTTGGACAAAGTTTCCACGAGAGCGAGTTTATCGATCAAGAAAAGATCGAAGAGCTCATTTTCGAAGGGGAAGAAGCTCAGGCTAGTTTCACTTTCTCTGATTCCTTTCCTATTGCCGGACTTGGATGGATTGGTGATTGGATTTCGGGGCAGCACAAGAGGTTAAAAgatttcttcttcaagctcGATGCCTTTTTTCAACATGTGATTGATGATCATTTGAAACCTGGCCGATCGGAAGATAACAAAGATATCGTCGATCTAATGTTGGATGTGATGCATAAACAAGGTGAAGATGATTCTTTGAAGCTCACAATAGATCATATTAAGGGGATTCTCACG AATATATTTATGGCAGGGATAGACACAGGAGCTATTACCATGATATGGGCAATGACGGAGCTTGCTAGAAACCCGGAAGTGATGAAGAAAGTTCAAGGCGAGATCCGAGACCGTCTTGGAAACGATAAGGAGAGAATCACCGACGAAGATGTCGACAAAGTTCCTTTCTTGAACATGGTGATCAAGGAAACATTCAGATTACACCCAGCAGCTCCTCTTCTGCTCCCAAGGGAAACAATGGCTCACATCAAGATTCAGGGATATGATATTCCTCCAAAGAGACGGATCTTGGTGAACGCTTGGGCGATAGGAAGAGATCCAAAATACTGGACAAACCCGGAAGAGTTTAACCCGGAGAGGTTTATCGATAGCCCTGTTGATTATAAAGGGAAACATTTCGAGCTCCTACCGTTTGGGTCTGGTAGAAGGATATGTCCCGGTATAGCAATGGCGATAGCTACTGTGGAATTGGGACTCTTGAACTTACTTTACTTCTTCGATTGGAGAGTACCTGATGGGATGACACATGAGGACATCGATATGGAAGAAGCTGGTAGTCTTACAGTCGTCAAGAAAGTGCCTCTGAAGCTCGTCCCAGTTCGAGTTCAGTGA